A window of the Falco rusticolus isolate bFalRus1 chromosome 1, bFalRus1.pri, whole genome shotgun sequence genome harbors these coding sequences:
- the TMEM97 gene encoding sigma intracellular receptor 2, with protein MAAGPRWRERLFALYFLSHIPVTLLVDLPALLPAGLPPRGLTELLQWYATTFRDPMMLQPPEWFKAFMYCEIFLQMPFFPVAVYAFLKGSCKWIRTPAVIYSTHVATTLLAILAHILFHDFSKSELLGPQTQRERLILLSIYVPYLLIPLLILFTMLYNPHYNHVEKRKRK; from the exons atggcggcggggccgcgATGGCGGGAGCGGCTCTTCGCCCTGTACTTCCTCTCGCACATCCCCGTCACGCTGCTGGTGGATCTGCCGGCGCTGCTGCCTGCCGGGCTGCCCCCGCGGGGC ctgaCAGAGTTATTACAGTGGTACGCAACCACCTTTAGAGACCCCatgatgctccagccccctgagtGGTTTAAGGCGTTTATGTATTGCGAAATCTTCTTACAAATGCCCTTCTTCCCTGTTGCAGTATACGCCTTCTTAAAAG GCAGCTGCAAATGGATAAGGACTCCTGCAGTTATCTACTCCACTCACGTAGCTACAACGTTGCTGGCTATCCTTGCACATATCCTGTTCCATGATTTCTCAAAGTCCGAGCTCTTGGGACCTCAGACACAACGTGAGCGCCTAATTCTGCTGTCTATATATGTGCCATACTTGCTGATACCACTTCTGATTCTTTTTACCATGCTCTACAACCCCCATTACAACCAcgtggagaaaaggaaaaggaagtag
- the IFT20 gene encoding intraflagellar transport protein 20 homolog, whose amino-acid sequence MAQAALGAAGLHFDELNKLRVLDPEVAQQTAQLREECRAFLDKIVEFQKIVGSLIELVDQLAKAAESEKMKAIGARNLLKSIAKQREAQEQQLQALIAEKKMQLERYRIEYETLCKIEADQNEFIDQFIFQK is encoded by the exons ATGGCGCAGGCAGCACTGGGCGCGGCGGGCCTCCACTTCGACGAGCTGAACAAGCTGCGGGTCCTGGACCCCGAGGTGGCTCAGCAGACGGCGCAGCTCCGCGAGGAGTGCAGGGCCTTCCTGGACA aaataGTCGAATTTCAAAAAATAGTGGGTAGCTTAATTGAACTTGTTGATCAACTGGCAAAAGCTGCTGAAAGTGAGAAGATGAAG GCCATTGGTGCACGAAATTTGCTGAAGTCTatagcaaagcaaagagaagctCAGGAACAGCAACTTCAGGCTTTAATAGCTGAGAAGAAGATGCAGTTGGAAAG ataccGAATAGAGTACGAGACTCTGTGTAAAATTGAAGCAGACCAGAATGAATTCATTGACcaattcatttttcagaaatag